TTGTCCTCAGTGAGCTGGCCACTGACAGCAGCCTTGACAGGATCAGGGTTGAGTACGAGAAACTCGTCCAGGCTCTGAAGAAGTCGCGGGAGAATGAAAAGAGGCTGATGTCAAAGTGCAGGGAGCTGAACGCAGAGATCGCGTCGACATCAACCAAAGTGGCAACTGCCCTGAAACTGTCCCAGGAAGATGAGACGACAATAACGTCGCTGAAGAGGGTACGGCTTGATCGACTTATGAAATATTCTCTCCATAACTGTTCAGCCAGTTTCTACGTCTGTGTCACTTAGAGATAATAAAAGAGCAGATATTCAAACTGATTTACATTACCTTTAGGGGAAGTTTGACTTCTTTATATTCAGGGACTCAACAGATTCTGTCGGTGAAAAATGGATCTTTGAATGTTTCAGGAGTTGGATAAGGCTTGGAAGTTGATTGATGCAGCTCATGATAAAGAGAGAAAGGACCAGGAAACAATCAAGGATTTAAAAGAAGACGTTTTCAAGCTCACAAAGGCAACTGAGCAAAAAACCGGACAACAGCAGGACGAAGAACGAATGTGAGTCAGGAAAGGGTCCCGCTTTCTTGTTTGCTGCGCACTGTGAATACTCTAAATTAAGTTTATAACTCCatctgtggtgttttttttaagggatttaattaaaatgattgaaGAGTTGACTAAGGAGAGAGACCAGCTGACGAACGCGGCGGCGGACCTAAGAGAGAAACTAAACAAGGCGACTGTAACTCAGCAAGACATAGAGGCTCAAAAAGAGACAGCCGTAGAGAAGATCTTGAAGGTGAACGTTGGGTATGCTTTCAGCGAAGGAAGTGAATATGAACGTGGATGAACACGGGTGTGTAGGAGTCTGAGATCAGCTTCGCGTTTCTGCTTCTAGCTTCAGCAGGAGCTCCAGGTGCAACAGAACGAGCTCTCCAGAGAGACGAGACTGAAGGAGAAGCTCGACAAGGAGATCCAGCAGCTGCACACCGACATGGAGGCCAAGATGGCCGAAATCAGAGCTCTGACCACGCAGGGACAGAAGGccagagaggagcagcagagactggagcagcagctcagagatcTAAAGGTAAGCAAGGCAGTGGGATGGAACTGTCTACTATTCagatcagtttatttatacaatgtcatctcaaggcacaaaataaaacatagtttAAATCCAATCACACTTACAGGCCAAGTGATCTATGTATTATTCAACTTGGTTAAGGAAGTTTTCTGTCTgtggaaacccagcagattgcattgaATCATTGAGTTTGGAtggaaacttttatttcaacagcTCCGTTTCCATACAAGGTGATTCAAAATATAATCCAAagggacagaaaaacaaaaaagtgataTCAGCTGTTGATATTTTACATGAGGAACTGTAAAATATCAATTGCATATGAAATTAACAGATTGTAAATGATGGACATACGCCTTGGGTTGATTATCAGTGATTAGAGAACATTACACACCAGTCTGTCCCTTCCTGTCACAGGTATTGCATGAACGCTCGACCAAAGAACTGGAGCAGATTCAGGTGAAGAGCAGCAAACTGCAGCAGGAATGTGATCGTCTCTTGGCTGCCAGGGAACAGCTCTCTGTGGAGAATCATCTGAAGGCAAACGAACTGAAGGTattcactttgtgtttctcaTCATTTCTTTGTTCCTTTCTTAAATACAGGCATGCAGCAACCTGGGCTTTCAGAAAGGGTATACAGGGGCAGTAGCCCATGGTGACAAGTTTTGGCAGTGgcaaatgtattgtttttttttttttgtctattgtGCATATCgtggtgttttattaaaaatattggatttttattcattgaAATTACgcacaaatatttgaaaacgaTCACCTTTTTGAGACCAACATTGATCCATCTGCCACACGTTTGACATCAACCATCCGTCAATTTGAATCTGCAAATGTGTTGACTTATCTATTAATGTTCTGTAATTTGCACGAGGGTCCCTCATTCTCCTAAATCCAGCcctgagaaagaaagagaagccAGAGTCGTGTTGTGCAATTTACAGCTTTCTTTCACAAAATCCTTTCTCTCTCCCCTTCTCCTGTCATTCTTTGTTCGTCAATTAGATAAGAGAGGAAGAGCTGAGTCACATGCGTCAGGAGGTCGCCAAACAAACCAAGATGAGAGAAGCCATCCAGAAGAAGTTCCACCATATGGAGGACCAGAAAGCTGAACTTGACCGACAGAGGGAGACGCTGAAAGCTCAGATCGCCGGCCTGGAAAAAGGTTTGAGCGTTTCTGACGTACGAACCGATGACACCAGAAATGCACTCGTCGTTTATCCGATCCATCGGCTGAGCAGGAATGAAATATATGCAGAAAGCTGCATATTTTTAGCGTCTAGTTCAACATTCGGCTCAAACACATTTACCACATTGTTCAAAAGTCTGACCTCTACTGTACAAAACTAGGAAATTCTGACACTGACATACCAAACAAAGATAAAGCTGTAGGTGGAAAAACTAACTGCAGCCAGAGTTTCGTCATTTCGCTAAGAAGGAAAGGCATCAGCAAGGATGCCGATAGATAACAATTTCTATTTCATCTCACTTTGGGACAGCtaagataaattatttaatgtctGTCATTCcagaagtataagctgctaatGTCAGTTGTTTTATATACAGGTGGGCTGTAACAATGTTGGGCTTTTTGCGTCTCCTAATTTTCCGTATGCAGATCTTGAATCTTCCCGGAAGCAAGTGGAAGTTGATAAAAAAGCCAAGGAGGAGCTGATTCGAGAGAGGGACAATCTGCACAAGGTTACCTCTTCATTTTAGCATCATATTAATCATATTAATAGACGTTTCCTAGAGGAATCAACATTCTGCTTAGTTTGGTACCAACTCTGCAGATTTGACACACCCCTTCACCATGTGCTCCCTTCTCTGTGTGGCATGAACTCGTTTCCCCTCCCCTGTGGACAGAACATGACCAAAGCCGTGCAGTCGGCTGAGAAGCAGCAGGACCTCATGAAGCTCCTGGAGCAGGACCAGAGAACCTTGGAGCACGAGATCTCCGGGTTCCGGCAGGAGGCGCAGAAGCAGCGGAAGATCATCcagcagctggagaaggagcGGGACCGCTACGTCAACGAGAGCGGCAGCCTTATGCAGAAGGCGGGTCACGCAGCTGGGCCAATCGTGGCGTAGCTTCTCTTACCGCTGCATGCTTTTCACCTTGACtaagaggtgttttttttttttgccttctgcAGGTGCAGCAGAAGCTCACTGTTGTCGAAGACAAAGAGATGGAGATATTTGATTGGAGAAAGAAAGCTACAGAGTCGGAGTGTAAACTCAAACAGCAGGAGAACCTGCTGGAGTCGATCATAGCGGAGAGGAATCTGTACAGCAAAAACCTCATCGAGTCACAGGTGagagagatgatgatgatgatgtcacaggAGGTGGCTAACTTTAGTCCAGGGGGCTCTGTAAGATCAGATCTGTGTTAACAACACCCACTGTGTTCCTTTAATTTCCTTAAGGAGGAGATTTCTgaaatgaagaggaaaataaagacTATGAGCAACCAAGTTGCCCGGCTTAAAGACGACATCTCTGAGAAGGAGCAGGAACTGGTCAGAGATCAGCAGGAGCAGAAGAGGCTGGAAAAGGAGAACGAAGCCTACAAGGTGCTGTTCCCTCCgtctccaccagggggcgtggAAGGACCAATAACAGGGATTTAAacgtttttacatatttcttattttgtaacAAAGTTTAGGAccttctttttcaaaataagctAATTTTGACACGTCCTTGACCTAACGCCAAAGCTATTTTATcgaaaaatgagttttttcgAAATTGCCGTTTTTGcattaggtgaatttatttttgaaatgtcaaattgcgtAATTATATGGcgaatggaaacgcagcttctgTCACACACATGACAaaacaaataccacatgacCAACTTCCTCTAACTCCAGAAACACACGGCATTAAGATTGAAACAAATATCTTTTGTCGATTTTGTCCCAGTTTTATTGATCAAACTGATAACTGCTATACCGATGTTAGTTCTGCTTAAATATCGTGCATCCCAATTAT
The DNA window shown above is from Poecilia reticulata strain Guanapo linkage group LG14, Guppy_female_1.0+MT, whole genome shotgun sequence and carries:
- the cfap58 gene encoding cilia- and flagella-associated protein 58 isoform X1, with product MEETEFEGDDRFESLEEFQVVLSELATDSSLDRIRVEYEKLVQALKKSRENEKRLMSKCRELNAEIASTSTKVATALKLSQEDETTITSLKRELDKAWKLIDAAHDKERKDQETIKDLKEDVFKLTKATEQKTGQQQDEERMDLIKMIEELTKERDQLTNAAADLREKLNKATVTQQDIEAQKETAVEKILKLQQELQVQQNELSRETRLKEKLDKEIQQLHTDMEAKMAEIRALTTQGQKAREEQQRLEQQLRDLKVLHERSTKELEQIQVKSSKLQQECDRLLAAREQLSVENHLKANELKIREEELSHMRQEVAKQTKMREAIQKKFHHMEDQKAELDRQRETLKAQIAGLEKDLESSRKQVEVDKKAKEELIRERDNLHKNMTKAVQSAEKQQDLMKLLEQDQRTLEHEISGFRQEAQKQRKIIQQLEKERDRYVNESGSLMQKVQQKLTVVEDKEMEIFDWRKKATESECKLKQQENLLESIIAERNLYSKNLIESQEEISEMKRKIKTMSNQVARLKDDISEKEQELVRDQQEQKRLEKENEAYKGDLQAIKLQLEETKQLIDSQRTEQQKLQMTITSMEEDRVQQQKQLQQVIRERDSLGKHLLQRSDERALLLEKIRIQQSILSKGDFHYKQRLEDIQLLNLEIKRLRRSNDIQDRTLPNTEELRTEQLHLQTELLRERTRNSVLEDQLKPINIHRWRQLEGSDPGKYQLIQKIQALQKRLIVKTQELEERGLLLQEKEKLYVELKQVLARRPGPEAAMQLQQYRWTIGERTKKLQALTAELRSVDSKMNEYKRENQRLSDELANMKKKYLSQKRRRSEQRSRTTVQEQEALPQLSSAPRFARAAFRVYNPVKL
- the cfap58 gene encoding cilia- and flagella-associated protein 58 isoform X2; amino-acid sequence: MEETEFEGDDRFESLEEFQVVLSELATDSSLDRIRVEYEKLVQALKKSRENEKRLMSKCRELNAEIASTSTKVATALKLSQEDETTITSLKRELDKAWKLIDAAHDKERKDQETIKDLKEDVFKLTKATEQKTGQQQDEERMDLIKMIEELTKERDQLTNAAADLREKLNKATVTQQDIEAQKETAVEKILKLQQELQVQQNELSRETRLKEKLDKEIQQLHTDMEAKMAEIRALTTQGQKAREEQQRLEQQLRDLKVLHERSTKELEQIQVKSSKLQQECDRLLAAREQLSVENHLKANELKIREEELSHMRQEVAKQTKMREAIQKKFHHMEDQKAELDRQRETLKAQIAGLEKDLESSRKQVEVDKKAKEELIRERDNLHKNMTKAVQSAEKQQDLMKLLEQDQRTLEHEISGFRQEAQKQRKIIQQLEKERDRYVNESGSLMQKVQQKLTVVEDKEMEIFDWRKKATESECKLKQQENLLESIIAERNLYSKNLIESQEEISEMKRKIKTMSNQVARLKDDISEKEQELVRDQQEQKRLEKENEAYKGDLQAIKLQLEETKQLIDSQRTEQQKLQMTITSMEEDRVQQQKQLQQVIRERDSLGKHLLQRSDERALLLEKIRIQQSILSKGDFHYKQRLEDIQLLNLEIKRLRRSNDIQDRTLPNTEELRTEQLHLQTELLRERTRNSVLEDQLKPINIHRWRQLEVRL